One Candidatus Symbiobacter mobilis CR genomic window, CGCCGTCTCGTACAACTCCGCAGAATTGGTCAGCGACCTATTGACCACCTTTCGCAAGTACTACGACAACCCCGTGTACCTGATCGACGGATCCGAGGCGTCGCGGTACGCAGATATCGAAAAAGTCGTTTCGGCCTTCCATGGGGTGCAGTGCATCCACTTCGAGCACAACATTCACCATGGGCCGGGGATGGCATGGGCTATCGAGAACCTGCCCTTGGCGGGGCGGGTGCTTTTTCTGGATTCCGATATTTACGTGCTGTACCGGGGCTTTCTCGAATCGCTGGACAGTGTGTTGCAGCCGGGGATGTATGGCGTGGGTCGGATCAACCACGTCAATGAGGAAGGCTTCGATGTCGAATACACCGAAGGCGCCATCCCCTATCTGCACCCGGCATGCATGTTGTGCAATGTCGAAGTGATGCGCCAGTGGCCTATGCCTACCCGCCACGGCGCGCCGATGATCGAGCCGATGAAGGCGATCCAGACCAGCAAGGCGACGCAATTGCTAGGTCATGTTCCTTGGTTGGAGAACGACTTCCGCCCGGAGAGCCAAAAGATTTTTCTGCGGCATGACTGGAGGGGGACGGTGCTGCGTTCCGGCACGTACCACCTCGACGAATGGATGGGCAATGCCAAGGAATTGGCCGCTTTTCAGCGTGGGGTGCTGGGGTGCGTTCCCCCTGCCGCCAAGCGGGTGGTACACCTGAGCAGCGGTTCTGGCGGCCTGTTGCGTGCGTACAAGCAGACGTATCCAGATAGCCATTGCACCGGGGTATACGCTGACAGGCTGGCATGCAGCCTGGCGGAATCGAGCTGCGATGTCTTGGTCGAAGTGGCGGACGTTGCGGCGCTGGCCAGTGTTGATCTCGACGCGCTGGGCGCGGCGGATTGCTGGATCCTCGAAGACCTGCTCGAATGCATCGCAGACCCCTGGGACTTTCTGCGCCGTTTGCGCAAGGTGATGCCTGCGACGGCGACGGTCGTTGCCTACGTTCCCAATGTGCAGCACTGGATGATGCTGGCCAAGCTGGCCATCGGCGATTTCCGCTATGCGCAGGTGGAATTGCTGCGCAAAAGCCAGCTTCGCTTCTTCAGCCGCCTGACCTTGCTGGAAACGTTCCAGGAATGCGGATTCCGCATTACCGGGGGTTTTCCGCGCATCCATCCGGGTATCGACAACGAGGCATTTGTGCAAGTTGCGGCGCAATTGGCCGCCTTGGCCGGGGGCAATGCCGGGACAGCGGCGCAGGATGCCCGCGCCATCGGCATCGTCGTCAGCGCGATGCCTGGGGCGTAGTGCAGGGCGTAGCGGCTGCATTGCGCAGCGTGCGCAGGACTGTTTGGTAGCCCCCGTCGGCGTCGGGGGCAGAAAACACGGCATTGCCCACCACGCAAACGTCTGCGCCGCATTCGGCGAGCTGGCCGATGTTCCCGGCGTGGACACCTCCGTCGACTTCCAGCAGGATCGGCGCTCCCCCTGTCGCTTGGTGTGCGTCGATACGCGCCCGCACGGCGCGCAGCTTGTCGAAGATCGACGCAATCAGCGTCTGCCCGCCGAACCCGGGGTTGACGCCCATCAGCAGGATCAGGTCGAGCCTGTCCATCACATGGTCGAGCCACGAGACGGGCGTTGCGGGGTTGAGCACCAAGCCTGCCTTGCACCCCAGTTCACGGATCGTCGATAGGGTGCGATCCACATGCCGGCTGGCTTCGGGGTGAAAGGTCAGCAAGTTGGCCCCCGCAGCGGCAAACAGGGGCAATAGCGCATCGACGGGTTCGACCATCAGATGCACGTCGATGGGCATGTGCACATGGCGGCGCACGGCCTGGCACACCATAGGCCCCACCGTCAGATTGGGCACGTAGTGGTTGTCCATCACGTCGAAGTGCAGCCAGTCCGCTCCGGCGTGTTCCACGGCTCGGGCCTCCTCCCCCAGGCGGGAAAAGTCTGCGGAAAGGAGCGAAGGGGCGAGCATCATGGTCAAGATTCAGGGATGGGCGATAGACAAGGACAGGGCCAGTGTGCGCGGCACCGTAGCGCAGGAACCGCAATGTACTGGAGGTATAGGAGGATTCCGGGGGCCACTTTCTAGGAACCTATTCCAGTAGGGGCTACGCCATCGCATTGCACGCGGCGGCGGTGCTCGGAATCTTCATGTACTGCAAGGTCATTCCGGTTCCTGCGCCACGCACACTGCTTCGGCTCGCCTGCCTACTGAAATAGTCGACCAACTGGCACCGATATGCCACCAGCATCAGCAGCGACATCGTGCCCTTCTCAACGGCGATTTCCATCAGGCCAAAACTGCCTCGCCACTACATCCACTTGCCCTGCAAACCATCATGGACTATCTGGGGTAACGGGTCTTTGCCATTGCCCGGGCTTCTGCCATGGTTGCTCGAGTCTGCGCGCGGGGTGCCTTTTGAGTCATCGGATCATTCTGTGATCACAGCGAATCCACGCAGCCATGGTTCGAGGTGGGCAATATCAAAGGTACCCGACTCGAACATCTGCATCATCTCCGCGTAGATCTGCGTTGGCATGCGTTGTAAGCGCCAGCCATTGATGCGCAAGAACACGTCGGCAGCTGCAAAGGCGATGCGCTTGTTGCCGTCGACGAACGGATGGTTGATTGCCAGGCTTTCGATCAGCGCCGCAGCCTCGGCCACGATGTCGTCGTAGTACCCCGTCTGCGGGCGGAACAGTGCGGCCTTCAGCGCCCCGGGATCGCGCACGCCCGATGTACCGCCGTAACGCTGCATCAGCACTGTATGCATGCCGAGCACATCGGCTACGGTCAGGTAATCGTGCGGCACGGCTTACTTCGCCAACTCGCGGTAGAGGCTGTCGAATTCGTCGAGGCTGGACGCGAACGAGGCCATCACATGTCGGCGGGGACGTTCCTTCTGCTGACGGTCGATGTAGTCGCGCAGGGCTTCATTGAGCACCGCCTGGAACTGGCGACCCTGGCTTGCTGCGATTTCGCGTAACGCGGCCAGCACATCAGGTGCTGCTTGGGAGGAAAACTTTTCGCGGATAGCAGTCGTCATGGCCATCTCCATCATGATTCATCTTGACGTTTCATGATAAACCCAGATAGTCCATGAGGGTTTGTGTAGTGGTGGTGTAGTGGCGACCGGAATCGAACTGCCTTTCCAATGCCGTTAGCAAGGATGGAGGATAACGGGTGAGTATTCCGGTCCAACGTGACCGCTGATTCCGGGAACGTGACCGGTGATTCCGGTGAACGTGACCGATACGAGCGGTCATGGAAGTCGGCACGGCGGTATAGGCCGACGGAGCGGTGTTGCGCATAACGAAACCTACGGGTCAGGTAGCTTCGAGCATTTTGGCAAGGAGCTACCGATGCCTGCTTTACGGATCAATATGCGCAAACTCAAAGACGCCCTGCGTCTCAAATTCGAAGGTGGACAGTCCCACCAACAAATCGCCCGTGCTCTGGGCATCTCCAAAGGGGTAGTCACCAAATACGTGGGGCTGGCAGTTGCCGCCGCTCTGGACTGGAACACCATCTCCCTGATGGATGAAGCCACGTTGGAGCGGCGGCTGTTGGCCTACCCGCGCCCCAGCGACAGCTACGCCCAGCCCGACTACGGTCGCATTCACCGGGAACTCGCCCGCAAGGGCGTGACCCTCACGTTGCTGTGGGAGGAATACTGCGCCGAGGTCGGCGACGAACACAGTGCCGACAACCCAGTCAAACCTTGGCGCTACTCCCAGTTCTGCGAGAACTACCGCCAATTTGCCAATAGCCTCAAGCGCTCCATGCGCCAGGTACACCGCGCAGGGGAGAAGCTGTTCATTGACTATGCTGGCCCGACCATTGCACTCGTTGCGGGTAGTCAGGAGGTTGGTCGGGCCAACATCTTCGTGGCTGCCATGGGTGTATCAGGCTATTGTTTTGCCTGCGCTACGCCCGCGCAGACGGCCCGCGACTGGCTGGGCGCCACCGCGCAGGCTTTGAGCTTTTATGGGGGCGTGCCCCAGCTCATCGTGCCCGACAACCCCCGTGCCCTGGTGACCGTGGCCGATCGCTACGAGCCGGTGCTCACCGAGACGGTACAAGACTTTGCCCGTCACTACGGTTGCTCCGTGCTACCGGCACGGGCCTATCACCCGCAGGACAAGCCCAAGGTCGAACTCAGCGTACTACTCGTGGAGCGCTGGATACTGGCACGCCTGCGCAAACTGCAATTTGCCAGCGTGGCCGAAGTCAACGATGCCATTTCGCCCTTGCTGCAATGGCTGAACCTTCGTGCGTTCCAAAAGCTGCCCGGAAGTCGATGCAGCGTGTTTGCCGAAATCGACGCACCGACCCTGAAGGCCCTGCCTATGCAGCCCTGGGAGTGGGCAGACTTCAAGACGGTACGGGTGCAGATGGACAGCCGCGTCGAATGGGAAGGCCACCGCTACAGCGTGCCCAACGCATTGATAGGCCAGGTGCTGGAGTTGCGTGTGACGGCGCATGCGCTGGAAGTCTTGCACCGTGGCAACCGTGTGGCCAGCCACATGCGCAGTGCGGAGAAAGGCGGATACACCACGGTGACCGAACACCTGCCCGAACGGCATCAACATCATGCGCAGTGGACACCTGAGCGGCTAGTGGCCTGGGGTGAGCGTATTGGGGTGGCCTGCGCGGCAACGGTGCAAAAGATGTTGGAGCGCCAGCCGCATCCCGAGCATGCCTATCGGGCTTGCTTGGGTTTGCTGTCGCTCTCCAAGCGTTATGGCGATGCCCGGCTGGAGGCAGCCTGCACGCTGGCATGGAGCCTGGGAACCTGCAAATACACGCACATCCGCGACATCTTGCTCAACCGGCGTGACCTGCTGCAAGCCAGCGCCACCCCGGAGTGGACATCTCCCGCGCATGCCCATGTACGTGGCGCGGACTATTACCAATGATCCCCCTGAAACCCCACACGGACGACACCAAAATGATGATGAACACGACGTTGAATCAACTGCGCGGATTGCGGTTGGAAACGATGGCACAGGCGCTGGAGCAGCAGCTCACGCAAAGCGGCATCAGCGCCATGAGCTTTGAAGAGCGCCTGGCCTTGCTGGTGGACCGGGAAGTGCATGGCAGGCAAGACCGGCGCTGTGCGCGTTTGCTCAAAACGGCCAAACTCAAGTACCCGCAAGCGGCGATAGAAGACGTTGACAGCCACAGCACACGAGGCATTGAGCGCAGCGCGGTGATGAGCCTTGCGCTGGGTGAATGGGTGAATGCCGGCCACGCCGTGCTGATCACCGGCGCGACGGGCGCGGGCAAATCCTGGCTGGCGTGCGCGCTGGCCCAGCATGCATGCAGGCGTGGTCACAGCGCGCTGTACTTACGGGTTCCACGCCTGGGCGAGGAGCTGCGGATTCGTCACGCCAACGGCACGTTTACGCGATGGCTCGATACGCTCAAAAACACGGATGTTCTGCTGCTTGACGACTGGGGCATGGCTGCCATGGACAGTCAAACCCGGGCCGATTTGCTGGAGATCATCGATGACCGTGCCAGCCACCGAGGCACCATCATCACCAGCCAGTTGCCGATTGAGCATTGGCATGAGTGGATAGGAGACCCAACCATCGCCGATGCGATGCTGGATCGGCTGATGGAAAACCACCACCGGTTTACGCTGACCGGAGAGTCGATGCGCAGGAAAAATCCGGCGGCCAAAGGAAAAATCGACGACTAGGCCAACAGGATCAGGGGGGGGCCTCCGGCGGCCTGGCAGGGGCCTATGAAAAAAAACCAAAACCAGAAAGGCAAATTCAGCCGAGAAAACAGCTCGGCATAAACTCAAAACGCGCAACACCGACCACCCGGTCACGTTCACCGGAATCAGCGGTCACATTGCCGGAATCCCTCCGGTCACGTTCGCCGGAATTGCTGGTCACGTTGCTGGAATCACCGGTCACGTTCGCCGGAATACGCAGGTGTGGTCACAAACTGAAATTTGTAGTCAATCGCGTTGCTTTTGGTACGGTAGACGAGGGTTTCATTGCTAGGCATGGTGTTCTCCTGAAGTGGGGTTAAGAAGACGTGACAGAGTGCGTCGACTTGAGGCGAGGCCCCAGTTTATTAAGCAACTCACATTTGAGCGTGTGTTGAACCCTGCTGAGTGTCCGAATAACACTCACCTGAATCCGTGTTCCCTTGGACTGGCCCCTTCCTTGCGGGCCTGAATGCATAAATTTCGAGCGTTCTCCCTTGGGTTCGGCCCTCGTCACCGCCGATCCGGGGAACATTCGGTCGGGATATCAGGGCAAATCTGCCATAACCGTACCTTCCATCAACGCATTTTCCGCACCTCGTGCAAACCCACCCCTTCCGAAAATCCGGAATCCGCAACCTGTGGGCCGTGGCGTTCGCGGGCCATCATCCCGAAGATGCGGCAGTCCTCAACCGCGCCTGAAGGGTGACAAACACTTTGGCATACGCCGCCACGCCGCGACCGAAGTCCAGCACCAGGCGGCGGGCATGGGCCACAAACTTCGCCGCCCGATACATGATCTCCTGCAGCACGGTCTTGATGCGTCGGCGCTTGGCCGGATGCCGGATCGGCGTGATCTTGCCGCTCAGTCCCAACTGTCCCAAGAGGCGCAGGCAGTTGTAGGCGAACGCCGCCAGATGCAGCAGGCTGTCGTTGGTATCGAACTTGCCCGAAGGCAGCCGCTCCAGATCCAAGTCGGTCTTGAACTCGGAATGAAACTGCTCGTGCATGCCGTGATGTTTGTACAGATCAATGACCTCCGCTGCGTCAACGGCCAGCGTCGTCCACCAGCCTTCCAGTTCGATGTCGGGCACCAACAGGCGTTGCCCTCTCTTGTCGATGCTGCGTTCGATCACTCGGGCCACCAGGCGGAAACGGCGTTTCTCCTTGCCAAAGCTTCGTTCCACGTCTAAAGACAGCACGCCCACCCGCTTGCCGGGCCGCGTTTCCACAAAGCTTCCCGCCGCTTGGGCACGCTCCACCCAGGCCGCCTTGTCCTGTTTGCGCGGATTCCACTTGCAGAGAAAGTCGAAGGATCGCCCCAGGCGGGCGAGCCGGTCTCGTTCCGTCGCCTTGGCAAACAACAGGCGGGCGCTGTCGAAACCGCTGTCCTCGCGCAACAGGACGGGCTGGTCGGCTTGGACCAAACGTTCGATGCGAGGAAACATGCGCTCGTAGAAGTATTCCGTCTTGCTCGCAGAGTGCTGGGAACCAGGCCGCAACTCCAGGCCGATGTTCCAGCCTTCGTTACCGATGTAACCGGCGATCGGGGTATAACCGTCAAACCCCTGGTAGGTGCGTTTCACCTCTTCCTTCTTGGTGCCGCTGTTGTCCATGGCGAAGGTGTCGATG contains:
- a CDS encoding type 12 methyltransferase, with product MTIRNIPLIAVSYNSAELVSDLLTTFRKYYDNPVYLIDGSEASRYADIEKVVSAFHGVQCIHFEHNIHHGPGMAWAIENLPLAGRVLFLDSDIYVLYRGFLESLDSVLQPGMYGVGRINHVNEEGFDVEYTEGAIPYLHPACMLCNVEVMRQWPMPTRHGAPMIEPMKAIQTSKATQLLGHVPWLENDFRPESQKIFLRHDWRGTVLRSGTYHLDEWMGNAKELAAFQRGVLGCVPPAAKRVVHLSSGSGGLLRAYKQTYPDSHCTGVYADRLACSLAESSCDVLVEVADVAALASVDLDALGAADCWILEDLLECIADPWDFLRRLRKVMPATATVVAYVPNVQHWMMLAKLAIGDFRYAQVELLRKSQLRFFSRLTLLETFQECGFRITGGFPRIHPGIDNEAFVQVAAQLAALAGGNAGTAAQDARAIGIVVSAMPGA
- the rpe gene encoding ribulose-phosphate 3-epimerase, which codes for MMLAPSLLSADFSRLGEEARAVEHAGADWLHFDVMDNHYVPNLTVGPMVCQAVRRHVHMPIDVHLMVEPVDALLPLFAAAGANLLTFHPEASRHVDRTLSTIRELGCKAGLVLNPATPVSWLDHVMDRLDLILLMGVNPGFGGQTLIASIFDKLRAVRARIDAHQATGGAPILLEVDGGVHAGNIGQLAECGADVCVVGNAVFSAPDADGGYQTVLRTLRNAAATPCTTPQASR
- a CDS encoding type II toxin-antitoxin system death-on-curing family toxin, which encodes MPHDYLTVADVLGMHTVLMQRYGGTSGVRDPGALKAALFRPQTGYYDDIVAEAAALIESLAINHPFVDGNKRIAFAAADVFLRINGWRLQRMPTQIYAEMMQMFESGTFDIAHLEPWLRGFAVITE
- the istA gene encoding IS21 family transposase, with product MPALRINMRKLKDALRLKFEGGQSHQQIARALGISKGVVTKYVGLAVAAALDWNTISLMDEATLERRLLAYPRPSDSYAQPDYGRIHRELARKGVTLTLLWEEYCAEVGDEHSADNPVKPWRYSQFCENYRQFANSLKRSMRQVHRAGEKLFIDYAGPTIALVAGSQEVGRANIFVAAMGVSGYCFACATPAQTARDWLGATAQALSFYGGVPQLIVPDNPRALVTVADRYEPVLTETVQDFARHYGCSVLPARAYHPQDKPKVELSVLLVERWILARLRKLQFASVAEVNDAISPLLQWLNLRAFQKLPGSRCSVFAEIDAPTLKALPMQPWEWADFKTVRVQMDSRVEWEGHRYSVPNALIGQVLELRVTAHALEVLHRGNRVASHMRSAEKGGYTTVTEHLPERHQHHAQWTPERLVAWGERIGVACAATVQKMLERQPHPEHAYRACLGLLSLSKRYGDARLEAACTLAWSLGTCKYTHIRDILLNRRDLLQASATPEWTSPAHAHVRGADYYQ
- the istB gene encoding IS21-like element helper ATPase IstB, giving the protein MMMNTTLNQLRGLRLETMAQALEQQLTQSGISAMSFEERLALLVDREVHGRQDRRCARLLKTAKLKYPQAAIEDVDSHSTRGIERSAVMSLALGEWVNAGHAVLITGATGAGKSWLACALAQHACRRGHSALYLRVPRLGEELRIRHANGTFTRWLDTLKNTDVLLLDDWGMAAMDSQTRADLLEIIDDRASHRGTIITSQLPIEHWHEWIGDPTIADAMLDRLMENHHRFTLTGESMRRKNPAAKGKIDD
- a CDS encoding IS1380 family transposase, which produces MAQFEVKQTSKLQLTSYSGLALIGQCCQAAQVEAVIDPKIPVSQGMRTSDIVKSAVGLLSLGKSDFEAIESFRDDRFFKEALNLSKVPGSVWLRQRLDAKADAIRELTDELSLRLLERTEAPITPHKGFVCVDIDTFAMDNSGTKKEEVKRTYQGFDGYTPIAGYIGNEGWNIGLELRPGSQHSASKTEYFYERMFPRIERLVQADQPVLLREDSGFDSARLLFAKATERDRLARLGRSFDFLCKWNPRKQDKAAWVERAQAAGSFVETRPGKRVGVLSLDVERSFGKEKRRFRLVARVIERSIDKRGQRLLVPDIELEGWWTTLAVDAAEVIDLYKHHGMHEQFHSEFKTDLDLERLPSGKFDTNDSLLHLAAFAYNCLRLLGQLGLSGKITPIRHPAKRRRIKTVLQEIMYRAAKFVAHARRLVLDFGRGVAAYAKVFVTLQARLRTAASSG